A region from the Aegilops tauschii subsp. strangulata cultivar AL8/78 chromosome 5, Aet v6.0, whole genome shotgun sequence genome encodes:
- the LOC109772050 gene encoding uncharacterized protein, whose amino-acid sequence MNRPHSHGQERRLLPNSAAWCALTVRPQVPNAATGRRHDGSLVRLKARAVVARLPLQQLAKKAERPCAGDIGISIDRLSNCYLDSYGCDACITFFNICRTVSNGQLACAEISDSVNYTCREASSRFNWMDLHVVY is encoded by the exons ATGAACCGGCCTCACAGCCACGGCCAGGAGCGACGATTGCTCCCCAACTCTGCGGCATGGTGTGCGCTGACCGTTCGTCCCCAAGTccccaacgctgccaccggccggAGACACGACGGTTCTCTCGTCCGGCTCAAAGCACGCGCCGTTGTGGCCCGCCTCCCGCTGCAGCAGCTGGCAAAGAAAGCGGAACGCCCCTGCGCCGGCGACATCGGCATCTCCATCGACCGTCTCAGCAACTGCTACCTTGACAG CTACGGGTGTGATGCTTGCATAACATTCTTCAACATTTGTCGCACCGTCAGTAATGGACAACTCGCATGCGCCGAAATTTCAGATAGTGTGAATTATACATGTAG AGAGGCAAGTTCGAGATTCAATTGGATGGACCTTCATGTTGTTTATTGA